The window TTAGACGGCGGAGCAAAAAGGGTGAAGTAATTTTTTTTAGATCATCCGCTTCGGTTTCCGAATTATGAAGCTCAATCGGAATACGCCATTTTTTTCTAAACTCGTCGGCCGTACCTAAATAACCGGGAAGAAAAAAGTCGAATATGGAACGCATATCTTCAAGGTTGTTTTCAACCGGTGTCCCTGTAAGAGCAACTCTGCCCCTCGCCTGAATTGCCTTTACGGCATGAGCCTTTTTTGTTCCGGAATTTTTTATAGCCTGAGCTTCATCTAAAATAATGCAAAAAACTTTTTTGTCTTTTAATTTTTCTATATCTTTTTGCATAGTTTGATATGTGCTTATTATTACATCTGCTTCGGTAGTGAACTTACGCCCTGCCCCATGATAAACGGCGGTTTTAAGAGAAGGAGCGAATTTTGCTATTTCGTGTTCCCAGTTTGAAAGAAGGCTTGCTGGGGCTATAACCAAAAAAGGGGATTCCGCTTCTTTTGAATTTTTAAAGCTAAGCATTAAACTTATAATCTGTACGGTTTTGCCCAAGCCCATGTCGTCGGCCAAAAGGCAGCCGAAGCCGCTTTTGATGTTTGCATATAGCCAGCGGTAGCCTTGTTTTTGATAAGGCCTTAATTCCGCATTTAGATTTTGAGGAACGGGAACCTCTTCTTGCCTGAAAATATTCTTGATAATTTCTGAGGCGGGTTTGGAACAGACTGCGTTTCCCGAAAGAACCGCTTGTAAGACCTCTTTTGTATCTGCCGGCTTTTCAAGGGCCTTTAACATCTTGGCAACTTCTTCGGGATCAAGTAAAAGAAACTGATCGTTAAATTTTACCAAGCCCGATTTATTTAAAAAGAGCTTTTTAAATTCGTCTATATCTATTAAGGTATCTCCCAACATTAGGGCTCGGTCATAAGAAAGAACATCATCAATGTTTAAAAATGAAACTATATTTCCTGCTCCCTTTACGGATTTTACGCTTATGACAGGTTTGGGAGTCAAAATATTTTTTAGGCTTTTAGGTAAAACTATATCGATGCCGAAACGCTGTAAAAGCTTTGCCGACTTTTGTAAAAAGAGCCCCGTTTCTTCCCGCGAAAGCATCACATTTTTTTTAATTGCAAGAATCGAAAGAGCAGGTAAATAAGCCGCAAGGGTTGCAGGAAACCGCAAAATATCGTCGGGGTTTTTACTCCTCTTTGCTGCGGTATTTAATTCGGCAAAAGGAGCCTCTGCTTCAAGAGCAAAGGAGTCATCGCCTGCTTCTATTCGCTTTTCTTTAGCCTTACGGACAAGGGCGGAAAGCAAAAAGAATTCGTCGTCTTTTAAGGCCTCCAAGGTTAAACGGTATTCATATCCGCAATTACTGTAATTTAAAACCGAAAGCCAAGAATAAATTACCGTATCCAAATTCCGCTTGCCGGGAACGCTTATATCGATTTCTTCATTTAAAAAAAAGAGCTTATCTATTTCTTTATCTTTAGTATAGGACTTGTTAGGAAAGAATTTTAAAGATGCCGCATATTCGGTTAAAAGAGCTGTAAGCAAAAGCTCTGCACAGTAGAGCCTTCCCCATTTTCCAACCGGAAGAAAAAAGTCCTTTGTGAGGGAAGCTGCAAATTTAAAAATGTCGGCCTTTATTTCGGAAGAAGCCGAAAGGCTTTTCCAAAAGATAAAAAGCTTTTTGTTTTCGGTAAATACGGCGGGTATAAATGCGGAGCTTTGAATCAATTTCCCTGCAAGAGCAAAGAGAGAAAAAAGAATTTTAACCGATGGGCTCATCTCATTTAAGCTGTTTCTTGTTTTATAAAAATTTTGAGCTTGCAAAAGAGTTTGATTTATTTCGTGGGTTTCGCCTAATTTTATATTTACCGTTAGAGGGCTTTTAGGCTCAAGGGGGAAGGCTCTTTTTTGTTTTCGGATATTGTCGATATTTACTTTTACCCTCGCAAACAAAAAAGGGTTTACCGATTTTTCTTCTTGTTTTTCGCTTTGCTTTTCTTGTCCGTAAAAATTGAGCCCGTAATTTAAAACCGCCTTATGATAGAATTCCGTCAGCTTTATTATAAAATCGCTTGATGAAAAATTAGGTTCAGGAGGAAGAATATTTGTTATCAGCGGAAGATAGGATTCTCCAAGGGAAAATTTTAAAGGACTCTGCAGTTCACAAGAATTATGAGCGGTCTCACTGACTGATGAGTCTGAAGATAAGTCTGCTGCTTTATTTAAGGTTTCATTTTTACGGAGGCTCAACGGAACGGGCTGCTCTTGGAGGAGCCCAAGTTTTTGTGTTCCTCCTTTTTCGAAAACTTCGGTTTCCGGTACATTTATAGAATCGATGTCAAAGCCCGCAAGCTTAAACAAGAGGCGAGGGTCATGGTCTATTTCTTTGGCAAGTAAAAAAAGAACGGCCGCCATGTGCTTGCAAGGGTCTCCCGAATCGGGGCAGGTGCAGTCCCTTTCGATTAAATTCCAGCGGGCAGGAATGAGCCTCACTTTCTTTTTCTTTAAGGCTTCGATGAGGGCCGGGCTCATAATTCCCGCCCTAAGGCCTGCGAGTTCAATCGGATGTTTTTCTAAGATTGAGCGGATTGCGGTTTTATTTGTTTTTGAAAGGGGCGGGAATTTAAAATACACATGGTACCAAGGAGAATAGTTCCCCTTAACCTTTGCTCCCGCCGTTTGCCCGTTTACCACAAGAGAATTTACCTTCCCTGTGTTTGCATAAGTTTTTCCTCTGGACAATCGGCCTGAATCATCATAGGCCTTCAGCATATCCAAAAACCATGCACCCCAAGGTGTCGTCCCGTAAGTCTGTCTTGCCATAGCGAGAAGTATACCAAAAGATGGGATGGCTTGCAATTGCTTATCAAGCAAAAGCATCTTCATCATGTGAGCGTCTCATAGCTATGACGTATTTACGGTATACATAATCGATATACATAATCGATAAATTATTTTTTAAATTTTACTATCTATTACAAACAATTTCTATAATAATTATGAAAGGGGGAAATTTTTCTTCCTTTTAAATAATTTTTATGAGAGGTAAAAAATGCAAAAATTGTTTAAAATAACTTTACGCAACGACTACGCTTTTAAGCGTATATTCGGAGTAGAAGAAAACAAGGACGTTCTTCAGGATTTGTTGGAATGTATACTGGATATTCCGCCTGAGAATATCGCAGGTTTGGAACTTCTGGATAAGGAGTTTCATAAGGAACTTTTAAGTGAAAAGCTAGGTATTTTGGATATCAAGTTAAGGCTAAAAGACGGAACCTTTGTCGACATTGAAATTCAGAACAACTGGCATTTTGATTTTCCTGAAAGAACCTTATATTATTGGTCTAAAATGTACAACGAAGCTATAAAACAAGGCCAAGACTATACAAATCTTCCAAAATGTATTACAATAAATTTGATAGGAAAAGGCTTTGATAAAAATAAGCGTTTACATAACAAGTATCTTGTTCTGGAAAAAGATACAAAAGAGCCTTTAGCTTCAAAACTTGAGATTCATATATTAAACCTTGAAAAGGCAAGACTCTTAAAAGAAGGCCAATTTAAAGATAATAAAACAAAACGCTTATTAAGCTGGTTGAAATTTATCGAAACTGATAATCCGGAGGTGCGGGAAATGTTAGAACAAGAATCGACAATGATGAAAAAAGCAAATGCCGCTATTTCTGTAATGGAAATGAGTCCTAGAGATAAATGGCTTTATGACTCTCGAATGAAATATGAACATGACAGAGCTTCATGTATAAGCGAAGGCTATCGACAAGGTCTTGATAAAGGGGCTTACCAAAATAAACTTGAAACGGCAAAGTTGATGAAAAAGATGAATTATCCGATTAGTGATATTTGCACAATATCCGGCCTTACCAAAGAAGAAATTGAAAAACTATAAGTAATGAAGAAACCTATAACTAACTCTGGTTCCGTATTTAAAAAACTTAACATATTCTAAGCAATAGCCACGTCCGGAATGCTCCGCTTCCTTTCGGGGTTTTTTATTACAGCCCCTTAAAAAATCCTAGACCTTTCCGTTTAAAAGTTGTATATTAGTAACATGGGTAAAAAAATAAAGTTCAATATTACGGGAATGACTTGCTCGGCTTGTTCTTCTCATGTTCAAAGGGCTGTCGAAAAACTTGAAGGAGCTGCCGAGGTACAGGTAAATCTTTTAACCAACAGCATGAGCGTCAATTACGATGAGGCTATCCTTGGTACAGATAAGGTTATAGAGGCGGTTGAAAAAGCCGGATACGGAGCCTCGCTTGCCGAAGGTTTGAAAAACTCTTCTTCAAATAAAAATTCGGCTGACGGCAAGACTTCCGGTTCCCGCTCATTTCAAAACGATGCCGCCAAACTTGAAAGAGATAAGATAAAAAAAAGGCTAATCTTGTCTTTAGTCTTTATGATTCCTCTTTTTTATGTATCGATGGGACACATGGCTTCTCTTCCGATTCCTCATTTTTTGCACGGAATAGAAAATGCTCTTATTTTTAGTTTTACTCAATTTCTGCTTGCTCTTCCCGTGCTGATTATAAATAAAAAATTCTTTACGGGGGGCTTTAAGGCTTTTTTAAACAAGGCTCCCAATATGGACTCCCTCGTTGCGGTCGGTTCCGGTGCAGCCCTTATTTACGGTATCTTTGCTATTTATAAGATGGCCTACGGAATGGGGCACGGAGATATGGAAACGGTAAGGCTTTTTGCCGGAGATCTTTATTTTGAATCGGCTGCGATGATTTTAACCCTCGTAAGCTTGGGGAAATTCCTTGAAGCCAATGCAAAGGGAAAAACTTCTCAGGCAATTACAAAGCTGATGAACCTTAGGCCCAAAACCGCCCTTGTTATAAGGAACAGTAATGAAGAGGAAATTCCGGTTGAAGAAATTGTAAAGGGCGATTTGATTTTAATCAAGCCCGGTTTTTCCATTCCCGTTGACGGTATCATAGTAGAGGGGAATTCTTCGGTAGACGAGGCTGCAATTACGGGTGAAAGCCTCCCGGTCGAAAAAACCGCAGGAGACAAGGTAGTAAGCGCCTCCATAAACTTATCGGGAACCTTTACATTTAAAGCTGAAAGGGTTGGCGATGATACAACCCTTTCCCAAATAATTGCTCTTGTAGAAGAAGCCTCGGCCTCGAAGGCTCCCGTTTCTAAGCTTGCCGATAAGATAAGCAACTACTTTGTGCCTGCGGTCATAGCTATTGCGGTGATTACGCTTTTTATCTGGCTGATTGCGGGCGAAGGCTTTGAATTCGCTCTTTCCAGAGCGATTTCGGTGCTTGTAATTTCCTGTCCCTGTGCCCTAGGCCTTGCAACGCCTACAGCCATTATGGCCGGAACAGGTAAGGGCGCTCGGCTGGGTATCTTAATCCGCTCTGCAGAAGCCCTTGAAACGGCTCATAAAACAAACACCGTAGTCTTGGATAAGACCGGTACAATAACCCAAGGCCGCCCCGATGTAATCGATATTAAAAAAACCGAAAACTTTAGCGAGGACGAAGTCTTAAGCCTTGCCTATAGTCTTGAAGTGCTTTCCGAGCACCCCCTCGCAAATGCCGTTATAAAACGAGCAAAGGAAAAAAACTTAGAGGCTTTGAAAATTAAGGACTTTAAGGCTGAACACGGTTTCGGGATTTCGGGTATTGAAGAAGCTTCGGGCCTAAAAATCTTTGCAGGAAATGAAAAGCTTTTCCAAAAAAACAATATCGAAATTTCCCATGCCAAGGCCGAAATTGATGCCCTTGCGGAAAAGGGAGCGACCCCTCTTTTGATTGGCGTAAGCGGCGGTGCAGGCAGAAGTGCTTCGGAAACCGATACGGGTGCAAAGCTCATAGGAATTATAGCTGTTGCCGACAAAATTAAGGAAGGCAGCATTGAGTCAATAGCCGAATTTAAGGCTATGGGCATAAGGACTATAATGCTTACGGGCGACAACAAAAAAACGGCAAATGCTATAAAGGCTCAAACGGGAGTAGATGATTTTGCTGCCGAGCTCTTGCCCCAAA of the Treponema denticola ATCC 35405 genome contains:
- a CDS encoding heavy metal translocating P-type ATPase, with translation MGKKIKFNITGMTCSACSSHVQRAVEKLEGAAEVQVNLLTNSMSVNYDEAILGTDKVIEAVEKAGYGASLAEGLKNSSSNKNSADGKTSGSRSFQNDAAKLERDKIKKRLILSLVFMIPLFYVSMGHMASLPIPHFLHGIENALIFSFTQFLLALPVLIINKKFFTGGFKAFLNKAPNMDSLVAVGSGAALIYGIFAIYKMAYGMGHGDMETVRLFAGDLYFESAAMILTLVSLGKFLEANAKGKTSQAITKLMNLRPKTALVIRNSNEEEIPVEEIVKGDLILIKPGFSIPVDGIIVEGNSSVDEAAITGESLPVEKTAGDKVVSASINLSGTFTFKAERVGDDTTLSQIIALVEEASASKAPVSKLADKISNYFVPAVIAIAVITLFIWLIAGEGFEFALSRAISVLVISCPCALGLATPTAIMAGTGKGARLGILIRSAEALETAHKTNTVVLDKTGTITQGRPDVIDIKKTENFSEDEVLSLAYSLEVLSEHPLANAVIKRAKEKNLEALKIKDFKAEHGFGISGIEEASGLKIFAGNEKLFQKNNIEISHAKAEIDALAEKGATPLLIGVSGGAGRSASETDTGAKLIGIIAVADKIKEGSIESIAEFKAMGIRTIMLTGDNKKTANAIKAQTGVDDFAAELLPQNKKNEIEKLHQAGLKTAMIGDGINDAPALMTADVGIAIGNGTDIAIESADIILMNDNLQTAVDSIQLSRAVMRNIKENLFWALFYNSLCIPLAAGVFYPLFGIVLSPMIAAAAMSLSSVSVVSNALRLNYFKPKRKCKISRDAGPVSSSSAESESNCTVNTESCAADKNKIKEKELMNTVLKVNGMQCQHCVSHVKEALTKISGVSAEIDLGAKTATITHPESVSVADLKKAIEDAGYTVE
- a CDS encoding DEAD/DEAH box helicase, which codes for MMKMLLLDKQLQAIPSFGILLAMARQTYGTTPWGAWFLDMLKAYDDSGRLSRGKTYANTGKVNSLVVNGQTAGAKVKGNYSPWYHVYFKFPPLSKTNKTAIRSILEKHPIELAGLRAGIMSPALIEALKKKKVRLIPARWNLIERDCTCPDSGDPCKHMAAVLFLLAKEIDHDPRLLFKLAGFDIDSINVPETEVFEKGGTQKLGLLQEQPVPLSLRKNETLNKAADLSSDSSVSETAHNSCELQSPLKFSLGESYLPLITNILPPEPNFSSSDFIIKLTEFYHKAVLNYGLNFYGQEKQSEKQEEKSVNPFLFARVKVNIDNIRKQKRAFPLEPKSPLTVNIKLGETHEINQTLLQAQNFYKTRNSLNEMSPSVKILFSLFALAGKLIQSSAFIPAVFTENKKLFIFWKSLSASSEIKADIFKFAASLTKDFFLPVGKWGRLYCAELLLTALLTEYAASLKFFPNKSYTKDKEIDKLFFLNEEIDISVPGKRNLDTVIYSWLSVLNYSNCGYEYRLTLEALKDDEFFLLSALVRKAKEKRIEAGDDSFALEAEAPFAELNTAAKRSKNPDDILRFPATLAAYLPALSILAIKKNVMLSREETGLFLQKSAKLLQRFGIDIVLPKSLKNILTPKPVISVKSVKGAGNIVSFLNIDDVLSYDRALMLGDTLIDIDEFKKLFLNKSGLVKFNDQFLLLDPEEVAKMLKALEKPADTKEVLQAVLSGNAVCSKPASEIIKNIFRQEEVPVPQNLNAELRPYQKQGYRWLYANIKSGFGCLLADDMGLGKTVQIISLMLSFKNSKEAESPFLVIAPASLLSNWEHEIAKFAPSLKTAVYHGAGRKFTTEADVIISTYQTMQKDIEKLKDKKVFCIILDEAQAIKNSGTKKAHAVKAIQARGRVALTGTPVENNLEDMRSIFDFFLPGYLGTADEFRKKWRIPIELHNSETEADDLKKITSPFLLRRLKTDPKVISDLPDKIITNQYCNLTPEQLAIYENLVETELHKVMGAETKIERQAYVLKLLTALKQVCNHPRAYDKETPIEMKYSGKAAVLIELLNEIISSGEKAIIFSQYVGTLDILKNIIQKELGTEPLLLHGQMPASKRKKAVEVFQTDSAYRIFLISLKAGGTGLNLTAANRVIHFDLWYNPAVEDQATDRAFRIGQTKNVFVHRLICSGTFEEKIDEMIQKKREISGMSISAGETWISKLSNEELAGLFKS
- a CDS encoding Rpn family recombination-promoting nuclease/putative transposase → MQKLFKITLRNDYAFKRIFGVEENKDVLQDLLECILDIPPENIAGLELLDKEFHKELLSEKLGILDIKLRLKDGTFVDIEIQNNWHFDFPERTLYYWSKMYNEAIKQGQDYTNLPKCITINLIGKGFDKNKRLHNKYLVLEKDTKEPLASKLEIHILNLEKARLLKEGQFKDNKTKRLLSWLKFIETDNPEVREMLEQESTMMKKANAAISVMEMSPRDKWLYDSRMKYEHDRASCISEGYRQGLDKGAYQNKLETAKLMKKMNYPISDICTISGLTKEEIEKL